Proteins encoded by one window of Maniola hyperantus chromosome 10, iAphHyp1.2, whole genome shotgun sequence:
- the SPARC gene encoding SPARC, which translates to MKSKLLLLAVLVAAICSTEAVMKRRRHRRLRTTTTTEPAMLAAARLFPPAAHVQREDHEAEHLELAMAERLDEKRFQEAERARINELMNEIPDEENGNDNFLDDPCLKVHCSAGRVCEIDEHGDAVCNCIRECPYETDSRRKVCTNANETWTSDCEVYRQRCLCLDNSELCRGPEYSHVQIEYYGACREMPECTENEMADFPRRMRDWLFNIMRDMAERRELTPHYLRMEREAESNLTRRWTNAAIWKWCDLDAHDNDRSVSVHELFPIRAPLMALEHCIAPFLKSCDEDNDHRIMLAEWGKCLQLDEYEMEDRCDELTDEDGTTQE; encoded by the exons ATGAAGAGTAAACTGCTGTTGCTGGCCGTGCTGGTCGCGGCGATATGCTCCACAGAGGCGGTGATG AAGCGGCGGCGGCACCGTCGGCtgcgcaccaccaccaccacggaGCCGGCCATGCTGGCGGCAGCGCGGCTGTTCCCGCCCGCGGCGCACGTGCAGCGAGAGGATCACGAGGCGGAGCACCTCGAGCTCGCCATGGCGGAGCGCCTCGACGAGAAGCGCTTCCAG GAAGCAGAGAGAGCCCGGATCaatgaattaatgaatgaaATCCCAGACGAAGAAAATGGCAACGACAATTTCCTTGATG ATCCTTGCCTGAAGGTGCACTGCAGCGCCGGTCGCGTTTGCGAGATCGATGAACATGGTGACGCCGTCTGTAACTGCATCAGGGAATGCCCGTATGAGACCGATTCCCGCCGCAAG GTCTGTACCAATGCCAACGAGACCTGGACGTCTGATTGCGAAGTGTACAGACAGCGGTGCCTTTGCCTCGACAACTCTGAACTCTGCCGTGGACCCGAGTACAGTCACGTACAAATAGAGTACTACGGTGCTTGCAGGGAAATGCCT GAGTGCACCGAGAACGAGATGGCAGACTTCCCTCGGCGCATGCGCGACTGGCTGTTCAACATCATGCGTGACATGGCTGAGCGTCGTGAACTTACCCCACACTACTTGCGCATGGAGCGGGAGGCCGAGTCCAACCTGACACGCCGCTGGACCAACGCCGCTATCTGGAAGTGGTGTGACCTCGACGCGCATGACAATGACAG ATCTGTGTCCGTTCACGAGCTGTTCCCAATCCGAGCGCCTTTGATGGCACTGGAACACTGCATCGCGCCCTTCCTTAAAAGCTGCGATGAAGATAACGACCACCGTATCATGCTTGCCGAGTGGGGCAAGTGCCTACAGCTGgatgag